Proteins from a genomic interval of Lolium perenne isolate Kyuss_39 chromosome 1, Kyuss_2.0, whole genome shotgun sequence:
- the LOC127316196 gene encoding uncharacterized protein translates to MGNGLSPCSCAPAVHGEEAEARLVFWGGPTRLAAISGPIATTAGDVTAEVPDHLVCSGDSFFIGLPIPALPSGEQLQAGRTYFVLPAARFSCCQALTAASLASLSPAPTKVSLASASSPFEYVTGDDGMSLIRVLPEFIEKVITCGGGKSKCGAVSPDQLCSTPELRKHYMQLVGSRQQRPWSPGLETISEARKRRPMPSPVRLIGLAKNSR, encoded by the coding sequence ATGGGCAACGGCCTCTCCCCTTGCTCGTGCGCCCCGGCCGTgcacggcgaggaagcggaggcgaGGCTGGTGTTCTGGGGCGGGCCGACGAGGCTGGCCGCAATTTCTGGCCCGATCGCAACAACGGCCGGCGACGTCACGGCGGAGGTCCCCGACCACCTCGTCTGCTCCGGCGACTCCTTCTTCATCGGCCTCCCGATCCCGGCGCTGCCGTCGGGCGAGCAGCTGCAGGCGGGGCGGACCTACTTCGTGCTCCCCGCGGCCCGGTTCTCCTGTTGCCAGGCGCTCACCGCCGCCTCGCTCGCATCGCTGTCGCCGGCCCCGACGAAGGTGTCCCTTGCCAGCGCGTCATCACCGTTCGAGTACGTCACGGGTGACGACGGCATGTCGCTCATCAGGGTCCTCCCGGAGTTCATCGAGAAGGTGATCACGTGCGGCGGAGGCAAGAGCAAGTGTGGGGCGGTGTCGCCGGACCAGCTGTGCAGCACGCCGGAGCTGAGGAAGCACTACATGCAGCTGGTGGGATCGAGGCAGCAGCGGCCGTGGTCTCCGGGACTCGAGACGATATCGGAGGCCAGGAAGAGGAGGCCGATGCCGTCGCCGGTGAGGCTGATCGGGCTGGCAAAGAATTCAAGATAG
- the LOC127316185 gene encoding uncharacterized protein: protein MGNGLSPCSCTTAVHGEETEARLVFWGGPTRLAAASGPRPTTAGDVTAEAPDHLVCSGDSFFIGLPIPALPSVEQLQAGRTYFVLPATRFSCCQALTAASLASLSPAPMKVSLAGASSPFDYVTGDDGMSLIRVLPEFIEKLITCGGGGGKSKCGAVSPDQLCSTPELRKHYMQLVGTRQQRPWSPGLETISEARKRRRIPSPVRLVGLAKNLR, encoded by the coding sequence ATGGGCAACGGCCTTTCCCCTTGCTCGTGCACCACGGCCGTGCACGGCGAGGAAACGGAGGCCAGGCTGGTGTTCTGGGGTGGGCCCACGAGGCTGGCCGCAGCTTCTGGCCCGAGGCCAACCACGGCCGGCGACGTCACGGCGGAAGCTCCCGACCACCTCGTCTGCTCCGGCGACTCCTTCTTCATCGGCCTCCCGATCCCGGCACTACCGTCGGTCGAACAGCTTCAGGCGGGGCGGACCTACTTCGTGCTGCCCGCGACCCGGTTCTCTTGTTGCCAGGCGCTCACCGCCGCCTCGCTCGCATCGCTGTCGCCGGCGCCGATGAAGGTGTCCCTTGCCGGCGCGTCATCACCGTTCGACTACGTCACGGGTGACGACGGCATGTCGCTCATCAGGGTCCTCCCGGAATTCATCGAGAAACTGATcacgtgcggcggcggcggaggcaagAGCAAGTGCGGCGCTGTGTCGCCGGACCAGCTGTGCAGCACGCCGGAGTTGAGGAAGCACTACATGCAGCTGGTGGGGACGAGGCAGCAGCGGCCGTGGTCACCGGGGCTCGAGACGATATCGGAggccaggaagaggaggaggataccGTCGCCGGTGAGGCTGGTCGGGCTGGCAAAGAATTTAAGATAG